Proteins encoded together in one Musa acuminata AAA Group cultivar baxijiao chromosome BXJ3-6, Cavendish_Baxijiao_AAA, whole genome shotgun sequence window:
- the LOC135640575 gene encoding GRAS family protein RAM1-like gives MEEEGQGIGEELLSLGLGVGSTRRSNAAVGKRKAKDAEERKLLGLLQAREDMLRVDPRRSGPEDKRDQRLVHLLLAAAAAVDAGRASAAMDALVELYRHASLHGDPMQRVMAYFADGLAARILPEASPLYQSVMAPPTAEEEFAAFTDLYRASPYFQFAHFTANQTIMEAFEAEQQHNGGRLHVIDFDVSYGFQWPSLIQSLCDKATTSSPISLRLTGFGGSTEELEETETRLVGFCKGCSNLEFVFQGLLRGSTANDLKIDKDATLAVNLVFYLQTLKSSSEMLATLMSIRSLNPRAVVVLVEKEDSRGPASFLARMVDSLNYFAAMFHSLHDCLPAESTERLSIEKNHLGREIKAAMGKSSHQEKVGGPTWKGRMGSVGYRGMKLSSRSVSQAKLLLKIRSHFSSIEHVSNSGFGIAEGDDGTTISLCWQDRNLITVSAWRCSR, from the coding sequence ATGGAAGAGGAAGGCCAAGGCATCGGAGAGGAGCTCCTCAGCTTGGGCCTCGGCGTCGGCAGCACTCGGCGCTCTAATGCCGCCGTCGGGAAGAGGAAGGCGAAAGACGCGGAGGAGAGGAAGCTGTTGGGTTTGCTCCAGGCCAGAGAAGACATGCTGAGAGTAGACCCCAGGAGAAGCGGGCCGGAGGACAAGAGGGACCAGCGCTTGGTCCACCTGCTtctcgctgccgccgccgccgtcgacgCCGGTCGCGCCAGCGCCGCGATGGACGCCCTGGTCGAGCTGTACCGGCACGCTTCCCTGCACGGCGACCCGATGCAGCGAGTCATGGCCTACTTCGCCGACGGCCTGGCCGCCCGGATCCTGCCGGAAGCCTCCCCGCTCTACCAGTCCGTCATGGCGCCTCCGACTGCCGAAGAGGAATTCGCGGCCTTCACCGACCTCTACCGGGCTTCCCCTTACTTCCAGTTCGCTCATTTCACCGCCAACCAGACCATAATGGAGGCCTTCGAGGCGGAGCAGCAGCACAACGGCGGAAGACTCCACGTGATAGACTTCGACGTGTCCTACGGCTTCCAGTGGCCCTCCCTGATCCAATCCCTCTGCGATAAGGCCACGACGAGCAGCCCGATCTCCCTGCGCTTGACAGGGTTCGGCGGGAGCACCGAGGAGCTGGAGGAAACCGAGACGAGGCTCGTCGGTTTCTGCAAGGGCTGCAGCAATCTGGAGTTCGTGTTCCAAGGGCTTCTGAGAGGCTCGACCGCTAATGATCTCAAGATCGACAAGGACGCCACTCTCGCCGTGAACTTGGTCTTCTACCTGCAGACCCTGAAGAGCTCGTCGGAGATGCTTGCGACCTTGATGTCCATCCGCTCGCTGAATCCACGAGCCGTGGTGGTCTTGGTGGAGAAGGAAGACAGCCGAGGCCCTGCAAGCTTCTTGGCGAGGATGGTGGACTCTCTGAACTACTTCGCGGCCATGTTCCACTCGCTGCACGACTGCCTCCCCGCGGAGAGCACGGAGAGGCTGAGCATCGAGAAGAACCATCTGGGGAGAGAGATCAAGGCCGCCATGGGGAAGAGCTCGCACCAGGAGAAGGTGGGGGGTCCTACGTGGAAGGGGAGGATGGGGAGCGTTGGGTATCGAGGAATGAAGCTGAGTTCGAGGTCGGTGAGCCAGGCGAAGCTTCTGCTGAAGATTAGGAGCCATTTCTCGAGCATCGAGCATGTCAGCAACAGCGGGTTTGGGATCGCGGAGGGAGACGACGGGACGACGATATCTTTGTGCTGGCAAGACCGGAATCTAATCACCGTCTCTGCATGGCGATGCTCGAGGTGA
- the LOC135641203 gene encoding FHA domain-containing protein PS1-like — translation MEERLESSEEEEEIKIAVLSVLKNDTILKRIFLNVSPPPSPPPTTGDDAVRPSRGGREDDDGQVVLFGRHPDCHVVVDHPSISRFHVAARLVPLRRKLSVTDLSSVHGTWVSGTKIPPNVAVDMVDGDTLRLGASTRVYRLEWVSSSRALEMENLLETLAEGKEETNQDDSGDLTSNTKDPLAAVIPSAPPLLESINLSSLPVEQEQHSPLPEAENSCFFSPVPMLECDAPLMPTTVENSSTKVSPATKQPSERREHLSPERSEARSMPSSLLSLRSKSMSVGFLRTLTARRTERLGEARADTDVQEGTGKDNYTACEQAKSEGRLCRVLFDNLGENEPDREECFASDKENATPMSGCQKTKRSYRVLQNSACVAEHSDAEANTACSADKENWKHEVLSDLRTRKPTSESSVSSSKGDVTSGSDHKILKSITSAANLKKMSDSSIIRDSSDVSEELLYSDEVNRTPESCKDMKSRRVVGGNLAKAGDNDGALPSDKKEFSFSSQTRTEEAIAKKRVERIPFQPVLENSASESKSSACNCASIKDDRRSMGAVLHKAEARKIWNVVVDADCFLDEESRRSLHLLEGLKGTHLIVPRLVIRELDCLKRRESLFGSSTKLLASKALQWIERCMVKTNWWIHVQSSAETMTVAPAPPVSSRTLSLPEIDSPSAEDHILDCALSFKKAKRDGQLVLLSNSITLKIKAMAEGLPCETPKEFRESLVNPFSKRFLWPNSSPRGSTWCCSDDVGMFEKCFRHQHHPPVRKVGRAAEAVKGLKLILLHGCHQHAHMSSK, via the exons ATGGAGGAGAGATTGGAAtcgtcggaggaggaggaggagatcaagATCGCTGTCCTCTCCGTACTCAAGAATGACACCATTCTTAAGCGCATCTTCCTCAACGTCTCCCCTcctccgtcgccgccgccgaCGACCGGCGACGACGCCGTCCGTCCCAGCCGTGGAGGACGAGAAGACGACGACGGGCAAGTGGTCCTCTTCGGTCGGCATCCGGATTGCCACGTCGTCGTCGACCACCCCAGCATCAGCCGCTTCCACGTCGCCGCCCGCCTAGTGCCCCTCCGACGGAAGCTTTCCGTCACCGATCTCTCCTCTG TTCATGGGACTTGGGTTTCGGGGACCAAGATCCCGCCCAACGTGGCCGTCGACATGGTGGATGGCGACACTCTGAGGCTCGGCGCCTCGACGAGGGTTTACAGGCTTGAATGGGTCTCATCGAGCCGCGCGCTTGAGATGGAGAACCTATTGGAGACACTGGCTGAGGGCAAGGAAGAAACAAATCAG GACGATTCTGGAGACTTGACGAGTAACACCAAGGATCCGTTGGCTGCCGTGATCCCTTCGGCACCGCCTTTGCTGGAATCTATCAATCTGTCGTCTCTGCCAGTGGAACAGGAGCAGCACAGCCCACTACCGGAAGCGGAGAACTCGTGCTTCTTTTCTCCAGTGCCGATGCTGGAATGTGATGCGCCTTTGATGCCAACCACCGTGGAGAATTCGAGTACTAAGGTTTCACCTGCTACTAAGCAACCATCCGAGAGGAGGGAGCATCTGAGCCCGGAAAGGTCCGAGGCGAGGAGCATGCCATCGAGCCTCTTGTCATTGAGGAGCAAATCAATGTCCGTTGGCTTCCTTCGGACCCTCACGGCAAGGAGAACGGAGAGACTTGGAGAAGCGAGAGCAGATACCGACGTCCAAGAAGGCACTGGAAAAGACAACTACACTGCCTGTGAACAAGCCAAGAGTGAGGGAAGACTATGCAGGGTATTATTCGACAATCTGGGTGAAAATGAGCCAGATCGAGAGGAATGTTTTGCTTCAGATAAGGAGAATGCGACTCCAATGTCAGGCTGCCAGAAGACCAAGAGGAGCTACAGAGTCCTGCAAAACTCTGCATGTGTCGCAGAACATTCTGATGCTGAGGCAAATACTGCTTGCTCTGCTGACAAGGAGAACTGGAAGCATGAAGTACTGAGTGACTTGAGGACTAGAAAACCCACCTCTGAGAGTTCCGTAAGCAGTAGCAAGGGAGATGTAACTTCTGGTTCAGATCACAAAATCTTGAAATCGATTACTTCTGCAGCGAACTTGAAGAAGATGTCGGATTCAAGCATCATCAGAGATTCTTCAGATGTGTCAGAAGAATTGCTCTACAGTGACGAAGTCAACCGGACACCAGAATCCTGTAAAGATATGAAATCAAGAAGAGTGGTAGGTGGAAATCTTGCGAAGGCCGGAGATAATGACGGTGCACTTCCTTCAGACAAGAAGGAATTCTCATTCAGTAGCCAAACTAGAACTGAGGAGGCGATTGCGAAGAAAAGAGTTGAAAGGATTCCATTTCAGCCTGTGCTAGAAAATTCCGCCTCGGAAAGCAAATCTTCTGCCTGTAACTGCGCCTCAATCAAAGATGAT AGACGATCTATGGGCGCAGTGCTCCATAAAGCAGAAGCCAGGAAGATATGGAACGTCGTGGTCGACGCAGACTGTTTCCTAGATGAAGAATCAAGGAggtctttgcatcttcttgaaggcCTAAAAGGGACTCACCTCATCGTTCCAAGACTTG TCATCAGGGAACTCGACTGCCTGAAGCGGCGCGAGAGCCTTTTCGGAAGTTCCACGAAGTTGTTGGCATCCAAAGCGCTGCAGTGGATAGAAAGGTGCATGGTGAAGACAAATTGGTGGATTCATGTTCAGAGCTCAGCTGAGACAATGACAGTGGCACCGGCTCCCCCTGTCTCATCTCGAACACTATCCCTACCCGAGATTGATTCCCCCAGTGCAGAGGACCACATCCTGGACTGTGCACTCTCGTTCAAGAAAGCCAAAAGAGATGGACAACTCGTCCTCTTATCCAACAGCATCACGCTAAAGATCAAAGCCATGGCAGAG GGGTTGCCATGCGAGACACCGAAGGAATTCCGTGAGAGCCTCGTGAATCCATTCTCGAAGAGGTTTCTCTGGCCGAACAGCAGTCCGAGGGGATCAACTTGGTGTTGCTCGGATGATGTAGGCATGTTCGAGAAATGTTTCCGCCACCAACATCATCCGCCTGTGAGAAAAGTCGGCAGAGCGGCTGAGGCCGTCAAAGGACTAAAGCTGATACTGCTCCATGGTTGCCACCAGCATGCACATATGAGCTCCAAGTAA
- the LOC103988094 gene encoding fructose-bisphosphate aldolase, chloroplastic, which yields MASATLLKSSFLPKRSEWHAAGRKSSNPQPVAVSFTVRAGAYSDELVKTAKTIASPGRGILAMDESNATCGKRLASIGLENTEANRQAYRTLLVSAPGLGQYISGAILFEETLYQSTTDGKKMVDVLVEQKIAPGIKVDKGLVPLTGSNDESWCQGLDGLASRCAAYYQQGARFAKWRTVVSIPNGPSALAVKEAAWGLARYAAIAQDNGLVPIVEPEILLDGEHGIDRTFEVAQKVWAEVFFYLAENNVMFEGILLKPSMVTPGAECKEKATPEQVADYTLKLLHRRVPSAVPGIMFLSGGQSEVEATLNLNAMNQSPNPWHVSFSYARALQNTCLKTWGGRPENVKAAQDVLLVRAKANSLAQLGKYSAEGEAAEAKEGMYVKNYSY from the exons ATGGCCTCAGCTACTCTCCTCAAGTCCTCTTTCCTACCCAAGAGGTCAGAATGGCACGCAGCTGGGCGCAAATCCTCCAACCCTCAACCGGTGGCAGTCTCCTTCACCGTCCGCGCCGGCGCCTACTCCGACGAGCTCGTCAAGACCGCG AAAACTATCGCGTCGCCAGGGAGGGGGATACTCGCCATGGATGAATCCAACGCCACCTGCGGCAAAAGACTCGCATCAATTGGGCTGGAGAACACAGAGGCAAACCGACAAGCTTACAGGACCCTCCTTGTCTCAGCTCCTGGTCTGGGCCAGTACATCTCTGGGGCAATCCTGTTCGAGGAAACTCTCTACCAGTCAACTACGGATGGTAAGAAGATGGTCGATGTTCTTGTTGAACAAAAGATAGCGCCAGGGATCAAAGTTGACAAG GGTCTGGTGCCACTTACTGGCTCAAATGATGAATCATGGTGCCAAGGATTGGATGGCCTCGCGTCGCGATGTGCAGCATACTATCAACAGGGAGCTCGCTTTGCTAAATG GCGTACAGTGGTCAGCATTCCAAACGGCCCATCAGCTCTCGCAGTGAAGGAAGCTGCTTGGGGTCTGGCTCGATACGCTGCCATTGCTCAA GACAATGGCCTGGTTCCAATTGTGGAGCCTGAGATACTGCTCGACGGAGAGCACGGGATCGATAGGACGTTTGAGGTCGCACAGAAAGTTTGGGCTGAGGTCTTCTTTTACTTGGCCGAGAACAACGTCATGTTCGAAGGTATCCTCCTCAAGCCAAGCATGGTCACCCCCGGCGCCGAGTGCAAAGAGAAGGCCACACCGGAGCAGGTCGCCGACTACACCCTGAAGCTCCTGCACAGAAGAGTCCCATCTGCTGTTCCTGGCATTATG TTCCTCTCCGGTGGACAGTCGGAAGTGGAGGCAACCCTGAACCTGAATGCCATGAACCAGAGCCCCAACCCATGGCACGTCTCCTTCTCTTACGCGAGAGCTCTGCAGAACACCTGCCTGAAGACATGGGGAGGAAGACCGGAGAACGTGAAGGCTGCGCAGGATGTGCTCCTAGTCCGGGCCAAGGCCAACTCGCTCGCTCAGCTCGGGAAGTACTCAGCCGAGGGCGAAGCTGCAGAAGCTAAAGAGGGGATGTACGTCAAGAACTACAGCTACTGA